The following coding sequences are from one Carassius auratus strain Wakin chromosome 15, ASM336829v1, whole genome shotgun sequence window:
- the LOC113114743 gene encoding claudin-8-like: protein MVQGKRELIALCLGIMGLIGAVAVTSLPMWKVTAFIGENIIVMETRWEGLWMTCFRQANIHMQCKVYDSLLFLPPELQAARGLTCCALALSGVGLLVSLVGLRCTLCLRDQPRAKRLIMMATGVMQILASFCIIIPVSWTAHTIIRDFYNPLLIDAQRRELGEALYIGWVTSAFLLASGIIFLCRRVDPKPVSFHAHPPANKHISKHVHTFNSMRHQPLVQSNSLSIQQPSVSVFSYAITPSSGQHSPYSMQAMATGSLVYSQNGQNPNSYGQNVMQYVPRNRHYPLQLSTHFKGSTVSDPYTFTTGSTFHPVPQNPLFVGYNYSRMQSYSSDSSTALRI from the coding sequence ATGGTTCAGGGCAAGCGTGAACTCATCGCTCTGTGTCTGGGCATCATGGGTCTGATCGGAGCAGTGGCTGTCACGAGTCTTCCCATGTGGAAAGTGACGGCGTTCATCGGTGAGAACATCATCGTGATGGAGACGCGCTGGGAGGGTCTGTGGATGACGTGCTTCAGACAGGCCAACATCCACATGCAGTGCAAAGTCTACGACTCTCTGCTGTTCCTGCCGCCGGAGCTGCAGGCGGCCCGTGGGTTGACGTGTTGTGCTCTGGCTCTGTCTGGAGTCGGGCTGCTTGTGTCTCTCGTAGGCCTTCGTTGCACGTTGTGTCTCAGGGATCAACCGCGGGCCAAACGCCTCATTATGATGGCCACGGGGGTAATGCAGATTTTAGCATCCTTCTGCATAATCATCCCTGTCTCTTGGACGGCCCACACCATCATTAGAGACTTCTACAACCCTCTACTGATTGACGCCCAGCGCAGGGAACTAGGAGAGGCGCTGTATATCGGTTGGGTAACTAGTGCTTTTCTGTTGGCGTCTGGAATTATATTTCTTTGTCGTCGTGTTGATCCCAAACCAGTGTCATTTCATGCTCATCCACCAGCtaacaaacacatttcaaaacacGTCCACACCTTTAACTCTATGAGACACCAGCCTTTGGTCCAGAGCAACAGTCTTTCCATTCAACAGCCTTCGGTGTCCGTGTTCAGCTACGCTATTACGCCCTCTAGTGGTCAACATTCACCCTACAGTATGCAGGCCATGGCCACGGGGTCTTTAGTGTACAGTCAGAACGGTCAGAATCCAAACTCTTATGGCCAAAATGTGATGCAGTATGTACCCAGGAACAGACATTACCCACTTCAGCTTTCCACACACTTTAAAGGAAGCACTGTCAGTGATCCGTACACTTTCACCACCGGATCCACGTTTCATCCTGTGCCACAGAATCCACTCTTCGTAGGGTACAACTACTCCAGGATGCAGTCGTACAGCTCGGACAGTAGCACTGCATTGCGCATATAA